From a region of the Cucumis sativus cultivar 9930 chromosome 6, Cucumber_9930_V3, whole genome shotgun sequence genome:
- the LOC101207409 gene encoding metacaspase-5 — translation MGKKAVLIGCNYPGTKAELRGCINDVKRMRQCLIERYGFSEDDIEILIDTDESYTQPTGKNIRSALARLVRSADPGDFLFVHYSGHGTRLPAETGEDDDTGYDECIVPSDMNLITDDDFRQLVDQVPEGCRLTIVSDSCHSGGLIDDAEEQIGESTNTKQKEEGGSSHFGFRSFLHQTVEGALESRGIHVPSAFQHHRHDRPSDGDESQERELELSYGERVNVKSRSLPLSTLIDILKQKTGKDDIDVGKLRPTLFDIFGEDSSPKVKKFMKVIMEKLQGDENGQSGGGFLGMVGNLAQEFLKQKLDEKDEEYVKPALKTEVGSKTEAYAGTSKRELPDGGILISGCQTDQTSADATPSGNANAAYGALSNAIQTILSECDGQITNHELVMTARKKLKSQGFTQKPGLYCSDHHADAPFVC, via the exons ATGGGGAAGAAGGCTGTTCTAATCGGATGCAATTACCCGGGAACTAAGGCAGAACTCAGAGGTTGTATCAACGACGTTAAACGGATGCGTCAATGTCTGATCGAGCGTTATGGTTTCTCGGAGGACGATATCGAAATCCTGATTGATACCGATGAATCCTATACCCAACCCACGGGCAAGAATATCCGCTCCGCCCTTGCTCGTCTAGTCAGATCCGCCGATCCAGGCGACTTTCTCTTTGTTCACTACAGTGGTCACGGCACCCGTCTCCCTGCCGAGACCGGCGAGGATGACGACACCGGCTACGACGAATGTATTGTTCCCTCCGATATGAACCTCATCACTG ATGATGATTTCAGGCAGTTGGTGGATCAGGTTCCGGAAGGATGCCGATTAACAATTGTATCGGACTCTTGTCATAGCGGTGGTCTTATTGACGATGCGGAGGAGCAAATAGGAGAGAGCACAAACACCaagcaaaaagaagaaggggGCAGCTCTCACTTCGGTTTCAGGAGCTTTCTTCATCAAACCGTTGAAGGTGCTTTAGAATCACGTGGGATTCACGTTCCCTCAGCATTTCAACACCACCGCCATGATCGTCCCTCTGACGGGGACGAATCTCAAGAGAGAGAGTTGGAGCTTTCATATGGAGAGCGAGTCAATGTGAAAAGCAGATCTTTACCTCTATCCACTCTTATAGACATTCTCAAGCAGAAAACAGGGAAAGATGACATTGATGTGGGGAAACTGAGGCCAACCCTCTTTGATATTTTTGGAGAAGATTCAAGCCCCAAGGTGAAGAAGTTTATGAAGGTGATCATGGAAAAACTCCAGGGTGATGAAAATGGACAGTCTGGAGGAGGATTCTTGGGAATGGTTGGGAATTTGGCACAAgaatttctcaaacaaaagCTGGATGAGAAGGATGAGGAATATGTGAAACCTGCTTTGAAAACTGAAGTGGGGAGTAAAACAGAAGCATATGCTGGAACATCCAAGCGAGAACTTCCAGATGGTGGAATCCTCATCAGTGGGTGCCAGACAGACCAAACATCTGCTGATGCTACGCCTTCAGGAAATGCCAATGCTGCATATGGGGCTCTCAGCAATGCAATTCAGACCATACTTAGTGAATGTGATGGACAAATTACCAACCACGAGCTTGTTATGACGGCTCGGAAAAAGCTGAAAAGCCAAGGTTTCACTCAGAAACCTGGCCTCTATTGCAGTGATCATCATGCGGATGCTCCCTTCGTTTGctga
- the LOC101210013 gene encoding putative F-box/FBD/LRR-repeat protein At4g03220 has product METRSARRRRLSITNSHLHNDTSLALAVDYISHLPDALLHHILSSLPIKTAAQSATLSSRWRFLWFTLPDLDFSTTSSISDLIITRILNSRPHHSNVRLLRFSATLTFSRLNALFRTAIRHQIQQLHLHVATNDYFNFPRCVISSDSLRVFNLRSTHPGFRLPPPSLMVSGFRSLNSLSLARMVFHDRPSLVDLFTETSFPVLKKLNLERCFGLEHLSVKCPVLEDFSLQLCFQLQGFDVFGAKLQSIKVSNCFDAYTTLTWVKIVAPNLNTLHWIYNALTDEINIHNFTSTLNQASLSLLPQHFVTNKLHSVSALLSAISPAHSLALDSLCVDIVSSPTYFAHYFPPLNNVNCLELSTAFRKQNGPGLANIFRSCSLLHTLTIKIVDGGNIGRKDWRRDKWERSASEEEQFWETQIEPLESFLLHLKIVKIEGFMDCLSEVSLTRFLLKHGSALQQLTLLTTKTKHRDSLIRRREIKSQIMAFPRASSLVKLQYC; this is encoded by the exons ATGGAGACCAGATCCGCCCGAAGACGGAGGCTCTCTATTACCAACTCCCATCTCCACAATGATACCTCCCTCGCCCTTGCCGTCGACTACATCAGCCACCTCCCCGACGCCCTCCTCCACCACATCCTCTCTTCACTCCCCATCAAAACCGCTGCCCAATCCGCCACTCTCTCCTCCCGTTGGCGCTTTCTCTGGTTTACTCTCCCCGACCTCGACTTCTCAACAACCTCTTCTATTTCCGACCTGATCATCACTCGCATTCTCAACTCCCGACCCCACCATTCCAACGTCCGCCTCCTCCGCTTCTCCGCCACTTTAACCTTCTCCCGTCTCAACGCCCTCTTCCGCACCGCCATTCGCCACCAAATTCAACAACTCCACCTCCACGTCGCCACCAACGATTACTTCAACTTCCCCCGCTGTGTAATCTCCAGTGATTCCTTGAGAGTTTTCAATCTCCGATCCACCCATCCCGGTTTCCGTCTCCCTCCCCCTTCCCTCATGGTAAGTGGCTTCCGATCCTTGAATTCCCTGTCCCTGGCTCGTATGGTGTTTCATGATCGACCCTCATTGGTGGACTTGTTCACCGAAACGTCTTTCCCTGTTCTTAAGAAACTCAATTTAGAGAGGTGTTTTGGGCTTGAGCATTTGAGTGTTAAGTGTCCTGTTCTCGAGGATTTTAGTCTCCAGTTGTGTTTCCAGCTTCAGGGGTTTGATGTTTTCGGAGCCAAATTACAGAGTATCAAAGTTTCTAATTGTTTTGATGCTTACACTACTCTTACTTGGGTTAAAATTGTTGCTCCCAATCTCAATACTCTGCATTGGATTTACAATGCTTTAACTGATGAAATTAATATCCATAATTTTACGTCTACTCTCAATCAAGCGTCTCTGAGTCTACTTCCTCAACATTTTGTTACCAACAAACTTCACTCTGTTTCAGCTCTTCTCTCTGCTATTTCCCCTGCTCATTCTTTAGCGCTTGATAGTTTGTGCGTTGAT ATTGTATCAAGCCCTACTTACTTCGCACATTATTTCCCTCCATTGAACAATGTAAACTGTTTGGAACTGAGTACAGCCTTCCGAAAGCAGAATGGTCCAGGGTTAGCTAATATATTCAGATCCTGTTCTCTTCTTCATACGCTTACTATCAAAATCGTCGACGGTGGCAACATTGGAAGGAAg GATTGGCGTAGGGATAAATGGGAAAGGAGTGCATCGGAGGAAGAACAATTTTGGGAAACCCAAATTGAGCCACTCgaatcttttcttcttcatcttaaGATTGTGAAAATTGAAGGGTTTATGGACTGCTTGAGTGAGGTCAGCCTCACTCGATTTTTGCTAAAGCATGGCTCTGCATTGCAACAACTCACTCTCTTGACCACGAAAACAAAACATAGAGATTCTCTTATTAGACGACGAGAAATTAAGTCTCAAATCATGGCTTTCCCTCGTGCTTCTTCTCTTGTTAAACTTCAATATTGTTGA